One region of Candidatus Methylomirabilota bacterium genomic DNA includes:
- a CDS encoding metal-dependent hydrolase: MDRRDFLKLSTALTFTLATERAWAQTAKVEVHWLGQATTRLTTLTGKVIVIDPFLTHNPKTPQQYKNLDALGKVDVILVTHGHADHAGNLGRTDGSSDTAELAKRTGAKVLGPAGLIATMIDLGWVSSEQGVRFGKGGTVTPLGPQIKITQVRAEHSSEVTITDPATKKSTTYPGGEPAGFIIEFENGFKLYHMGDTGLFGDMRLIGEYYKPDLIMIPIGGHFVMDPRAAAYATREMLKPRYAIPFHYGTFPVLRGTPQEYQQFLGQTTTQVFPISPGDKLTF, encoded by the coding sequence ATGGATCGGCGGGACTTCCTCAAGCTCAGCACCGCTCTCACCTTCACCCTCGCCACCGAGCGCGCCTGGGCCCAGACCGCGAAGGTCGAGGTGCACTGGCTCGGCCAGGCGACGACCAGGCTCACGACGCTCACCGGCAAGGTGATCGTGATCGACCCGTTCCTCACGCACAACCCCAAGACGCCTCAGCAGTACAAGAACCTCGACGCGCTCGGCAAGGTCGACGTGATCCTCGTGACCCATGGCCACGCCGACCATGCCGGCAACCTCGGCCGCACCGACGGATCGAGCGACACGGCGGAGCTGGCCAAGCGGACGGGCGCCAAGGTCCTCGGGCCGGCCGGTCTCATCGCCACCATGATCGATCTGGGATGGGTGAGCTCCGAGCAGGGCGTTCGCTTCGGCAAGGGCGGCACGGTGACACCGCTGGGACCGCAGATCAAGATCACCCAGGTACGCGCCGAGCACTCGTCGGAGGTCACGATCACCGACCCCGCCACCAAGAAGAGCACGACCTATCCTGGCGGGGAGCCGGCGGGATTCATCATCGAGTTCGAGAACGGCTTCAAGCTCTATCACATGGGCGACACGGGGCTGTTCGGTGACATGCGGCTCATCGGCGAGTACTACAAGCCCGACCTGATCATGATCCCGATCGGCGGCCATTTCGTCATGGACCCGCGGGCCGCGGCTTACGCGACGAGGGAGATGCTCAAGCCGCGCTACGCGATCCCGTTCCACTACGGCACGTTCCCGGTGCTCAGGGGCACGCCGCAGGAGTACCAGCAGTTCCTCGGGCAGACGACGACGCAGGTCTTCCCGATCAGCCCCGGGGACAAGCTCACGTTCTAG
- a CDS encoding RNA-binding S4 domain-containing protein, protein MADAPPSMRVDRWLWAARFFKTRSLAAAACAGGKVDVNDDGAKPAKLVRPGDFIKVTLPGGRRLARVVALSERRGPAGEARALYSDLTPPAPPRLRHAPPPYRPAGAGRPTKRERRQIERLRGR, encoded by the coding sequence ATGGCGGATGCCCCGCCCTCGATGCGCGTGGACAGGTGGCTGTGGGCCGCGCGCTTCTTCAAGACGCGCAGCCTGGCCGCGGCCGCGTGCGCCGGAGGCAAGGTGGACGTCAACGACGATGGGGCCAAGCCGGCCAAGCTGGTACGCCCCGGCGATTTCATCAAGGTCACGCTGCCGGGCGGACGGCGTCTGGCGCGGGTCGTGGCGCTCAGCGAGCGCAGAGGCCCCGCCGGCGAGGCGCGCGCGCTCTACTCCGACCTCACGCCGCCGGCGCCGCCGCGCCTCCGCCACGCGCCGCCGCCCTACCGGCCCGCGGGCGCCGGCCGGCCTACCAAGCGCGAGCGCCGCCAGATCGAGCGCCTGCGCGGCCGGTGA